One part of the Salinimonas iocasae genome encodes these proteins:
- a CDS encoding hybrid sensor histidine kinase/response regulator transcription factor, giving the protein MRSKLYNVLFFIVIVSIGKAEGQVVTPLDFSKSFDGKPTGVIRTIDVTSDEIWLGAENGLFGIIGSSVHHFDALNSSLKTNYISSITRFDEDYHLVAAFGDGIYLLNRRHKTIEPFIVQHLDTRSVWSVDVSDTYIAISTIRDLHIVDKRSKRLLVSLSELSPDTVTDIRHLKLDDEQVWWLDITKGLRRLNLSSHSISYFAKSSYFPEATYLTAFMVESDNIFIGTNENVYRFDKQNHTVTPLIERDSIWDRTNDTAVFKLERDQSGKLWVAADRLYELNLSEKEIKTPDLLSPLLSSRAAEVVLDFTFDEEGNFFAADTQRGLFAIPVGAKGTHFLGGSLESSANTLYDISFDDNKEVLFTGDKRLFSYNPQQKSSVSYPLTTLGPHFLIKSNAEEIKYIDQRGTFYTLNKLSRNSSASNTFRNGYRKEITVKDVFSPDNETVTILLSNGVHDEVVKWHDDRATLLFEGELEKIAVADKNTVYVSALYDGIYRLNSENSSTSTEKLASLPYSGLTCLYLDTKSRLWMCGDGHGLSYLDESKKIKNADNFPFQYIRGIAEVDSERFLVATNAGLFIYSLNEKAYAPIGKQLGINDIDFEYDALHSAEKQLVVIGDNFSYLLDKKKLLSSLTSFEKESARVVFTGLQTFDSAQNKVVDASERLVKRTENAITISYDEKMFELNLVVADYLTGAEKLIEYRLLGNNPRWYEAGRAEAAVNFSSLEPGSYELQARIKSNYRINEISTITIIVAPPWWQTPYAYAAYFLAGLLILIYAVLQIKARVAARNEELADKVDEQKQVLEQNQTYIRTILKRKHRALLNVAKEIQTPLTLILGPLQLVQDQPNDVDNPRRINVIARNARRLHLLINQITEVERLESSKSLPRQSYSIKEHFPVLLANLEPEITRKAIKLTARLKATGFISLLPESLEKIVYNLVRNAIAASPHGGEVTIETRCEALQLVIVVKDSGEALSESDAADVLERFAQNDADSEEEWLPGLAIAKEASLANSGWIGIDSKPGRGNRLSVYLPLINLSEEMPLSPPMVVDVVPRIPRIDDQRPIVLIVDDNPDMRQYLKDTLRLSYNCVEASQGKQALKTMQVIVPDLVISDGHMPECDGFALREAMLKTPALEDIPFILINDAQSDDMLEQCVELNIDSILEKPVEAATLRYTAGQLLSLLSRNKKASAPVNEPSPFDVPAFANAKDQAFYTGFMQVLSKHYHDEAFNKCDAASLMAVSERQLSRKLQVLFKMNFSEILKHYRIFNAKKLLDEGKQVTQVAYDVGFSTVSYFSRSFKIQCNETPSQYQERTVSSEVS; this is encoded by the coding sequence ATGAGAAGTAAACTCTATAATGTCCTATTTTTTATAGTTATCGTGTCTATTGGAAAAGCGGAAGGGCAGGTTGTAACACCCTTAGACTTTTCAAAATCTTTCGATGGAAAGCCAACAGGTGTAATTCGAACAATTGACGTGACCAGTGATGAAATCTGGCTGGGAGCAGAAAACGGACTATTCGGTATAATTGGTTCGTCAGTACACCACTTTGACGCGCTTAATTCATCACTTAAAACAAATTATATTTCGTCTATAACTCGATTCGACGAGGACTATCACTTAGTTGCGGCATTTGGTGATGGTATTTATTTATTAAACAGACGACATAAGACAATAGAGCCATTTATTGTTCAGCACCTCGACACACGTTCAGTTTGGTCGGTAGATGTCAGCGATACCTATATAGCGATAAGTACGATTCGGGATCTTCATATTGTTGATAAACGGTCGAAGAGATTGCTCGTTTCACTTTCGGAATTATCCCCTGATACTGTTACAGACATCCGACACCTTAAATTGGACGATGAGCAAGTGTGGTGGCTGGATATCACAAAAGGCTTGCGTCGATTAAACTTATCCAGCCATTCGATCTCGTATTTCGCCAAAAGCAGTTATTTCCCTGAAGCGACTTACCTAACCGCATTTATGGTAGAGAGCGACAATATTTTTATCGGGACAAACGAAAACGTATATCGGTTCGATAAACAAAATCATACCGTTACACCTTTAATAGAAAGAGACTCTATTTGGGATAGAACGAACGATACAGCAGTGTTCAAGCTGGAAAGAGACCAGAGCGGGAAGCTGTGGGTTGCAGCTGACAGGCTTTATGAACTCAATTTATCAGAGAAAGAAATCAAAACGCCGGACTTACTCAGCCCACTTCTGTCATCCCGCGCCGCGGAGGTGGTACTGGACTTCACCTTCGATGAAGAAGGTAATTTTTTCGCCGCTGATACACAGCGCGGTCTTTTTGCTATTCCAGTAGGCGCTAAAGGTACACATTTTCTGGGTGGAAGCTTAGAGAGCAGTGCAAATACACTTTACGATATATCTTTTGATGACAACAAAGAAGTTCTTTTTACAGGAGACAAAAGGTTATTTTCCTATAACCCTCAGCAGAAATCTTCAGTGAGCTACCCTCTCACGACTTTGGGCCCGCATTTTTTAATAAAAAGTAACGCTGAGGAGATAAAATATATTGATCAGCGAGGCACATTTTATACTCTGAATAAATTGTCACGGAATTCATCAGCCTCAAATACCTTTAGGAACGGTTATCGGAAAGAAATAACAGTCAAAGATGTTTTTTCCCCTGACAACGAAACTGTGACTATTCTTCTTAGTAATGGCGTACATGATGAAGTAGTTAAATGGCATGATGACAGGGCGACTTTGCTTTTTGAAGGTGAACTGGAAAAAATTGCTGTTGCTGATAAAAATACGGTTTATGTAAGTGCTCTGTATGACGGAATTTACCGTTTAAACTCAGAAAACTCCTCAACAAGCACTGAAAAACTGGCATCCCTGCCATATTCAGGCTTAACGTGCCTTTATCTTGATACTAAGAGTCGACTATGGATGTGCGGGGATGGGCATGGGCTCTCTTATCTTGATGAAAGTAAAAAGATAAAAAACGCTGATAACTTTCCGTTTCAGTATATTCGGGGTATTGCTGAAGTTGATAGCGAGCGCTTTCTCGTTGCGACTAATGCCGGACTGTTCATTTATAGCCTGAATGAAAAGGCGTACGCTCCGATTGGGAAACAGCTTGGTATAAATGATATCGACTTCGAATACGATGCTTTACACAGCGCCGAAAAACAATTGGTTGTGATTGGCGACAACTTTTCCTATCTGCTTGATAAAAAGAAACTCCTGTCTAGTCTTACAAGTTTTGAAAAAGAGAGTGCGAGGGTAGTCTTTACTGGTTTACAAACCTTCGACAGTGCTCAAAATAAGGTAGTTGATGCCAGTGAACGACTGGTAAAACGTACTGAGAATGCAATAACCATATCCTACGACGAAAAAATGTTTGAGCTGAACCTTGTGGTTGCCGATTATCTAACGGGCGCGGAAAAGCTGATCGAATATCGCTTACTCGGCAATAATCCCAGATGGTATGAAGCTGGGCGAGCGGAGGCCGCAGTCAATTTTTCTTCGCTTGAGCCAGGAAGTTATGAGCTTCAGGCGCGAATCAAAAGCAATTATCGTATAAACGAGATCAGCACAATAACCATAATCGTAGCACCACCCTGGTGGCAAACACCTTACGCATATGCAGCCTATTTTCTGGCAGGGTTGCTGATACTGATTTATGCAGTATTACAGATAAAAGCCCGGGTGGCGGCACGTAATGAAGAACTTGCAGATAAGGTGGATGAGCAGAAACAAGTGCTGGAGCAAAACCAGACCTACATTCGCACTATTTTGAAAAGAAAGCACCGGGCTCTGCTAAACGTTGCCAAAGAAATTCAAACACCATTAACACTGATACTCGGCCCCTTGCAGTTGGTGCAGGACCAGCCGAACGATGTGGATAATCCCCGCCGGATTAATGTCATCGCCAGAAACGCGCGGCGTCTTCATTTATTAATTAATCAAATCACAGAGGTGGAGCGGTTAGAATCGTCTAAATCGCTGCCCCGACAATCTTATTCGATCAAAGAGCATTTTCCCGTACTTCTGGCCAATCTGGAGCCTGAAATTACGCGCAAAGCGATTAAGCTGACTGCACGCCTTAAAGCGACGGGGTTTATATCCCTGTTGCCCGAGTCTCTGGAAAAAATTGTATATAACCTGGTTCGAAACGCCATTGCCGCCAGTCCTCACGGTGGAGAGGTGACCATCGAAACACGCTGCGAGGCATTGCAGCTGGTTATTGTGGTTAAAGACTCAGGTGAGGCACTAAGTGAATCAGATGCAGCAGATGTCCTGGAGCGATTTGCCCAGAATGATGCAGATTCAGAAGAAGAATGGCTCCCTGGCCTGGCAATAGCCAAAGAAGCAAGTTTGGCGAATTCGGGCTGGATAGGTATCGACAGTAAACCCGGTCGCGGAAACCGCCTGTCAGTTTATTTACCTCTGATTAATCTGTCCGAAGAAATGCCACTATCACCACCTATGGTGGTTGATGTTGTTCCGCGAATTCCTCGTATAGATGACCAGCGACCCATTGTACTTATTGTTGACGATAATCCTGATATGCGGCAGTACCTTAAAGATACGCTAAGGCTATCATACAACTGCGTGGAAGCATCGCAGGGGAAGCAGGCGTTAAAAACGATGCAGGTTATAGTGCCGGATCTTGTTATCAGCGATGGCCACATGCCCGAGTGCGATGGCTTTGCCCTACGTGAGGCAATGCTTAAAACCCCTGCACTTGAGGATATTCCTTTTATCCTCATCAATGATGCGCAGAGCGATGATATGTTGGAACAGTGTGTTGAGCTTAATATAGACAGCATTCTGGAGAAGCCGGTAGAAGCTGCTACGTTGCGCTATACAGCCGGTCAGTTGTTGTCGTTATTGTCGCGAAATAAGAAAGCATCGGCGCCTGTAAATGAACCATCCCCGTTCGACGTGCCGGCGTTTGCCAATGCTAAAGACCAGGCCTTTTACACGGGGTTCATGCAAGTCTTGTCTAAGCACTACCATGATGAGGCATTTAATAAATGTGATGCGGCGAGTTTGATGGCGGTGAGTGAGCGACAATTATCCCGTAAATTACAGGTGCTGTTTAAAATGAACTTCAGTGAGATTTTAAAGCACTACAGAATATTTAACGCTAAAAAGTTGCTCGATGAAGGAAAGCAGGTAACCCAGGTTGCCTATGATGTAGGTTTTAGCACTGTTTCTTACTTCAGCCGAAGTTTTAAAATTCAGTGTAATGAAACGCCCAGTCAGTATCAGGAACGAACAGTCAGCTCAGAGGTTAGCTGA
- a CDS encoding HAD family hydrolase — protein MIDFSDIEGVIFDLDGTLVESGLNFRDIRKKLGCPTGVDILTFVEDIEDAVQKDAAAAFIVEQELADAHGARWLSKGKALVEALQAEGVPMAIVTRNSRNATTIKIETNQIPITTVITREDAPAKPDPTALLQIAANWGLHPSRCLYVGDFDYDRIAAERAGMQFLLV, from the coding sequence ATGATTGATTTTTCTGATATTGAGGGTGTTATTTTCGACCTGGACGGCACTCTGGTTGAGTCGGGCCTGAATTTTCGTGATATTAGAAAGAAACTTGGGTGTCCCACCGGGGTGGATATTCTTACGTTTGTTGAAGATATCGAAGATGCAGTACAAAAGGACGCGGCGGCAGCGTTTATTGTAGAGCAAGAGTTAGCCGATGCCCACGGCGCGCGCTGGCTCAGTAAAGGTAAAGCACTGGTGGAAGCCTTGCAGGCTGAAGGGGTGCCTATGGCTATCGTCACCCGCAATAGCCGGAACGCAACCACAATAAAGATAGAAACCAATCAGATTCCAATTACAACAGTAATTACCCGTGAAGACGCGCCCGCCAAACCAGATCCTACAGCGCTCTTACAAATTGCAGCGAACTGGGGGCTTCATCCCAGCCGCTGCTTATATGTGGGAGACTTTGATTACGACCGCATCGCGGCAGAACGTGCCGGAATGCAGTTTTTGTTAGTTTGA
- a CDS encoding Y-family DNA polymerase — MFALIDVNSFYASAEKIFDPSIRQRPVVVLTNNDGCICALCDQAKLLGVKKFGPYYKVQDMLRAHGAVIRSSNYELYDDLSNKMMEVIGRFAPRQHVYSIDECFLDFGQWVPKEGWADYALMIRETVARELRLPVSVGISTTPTLAKVASFVAKKRKTNKGTAVLVNDAIRRRVLGQMQASDIWGVGKRIAARLATMDVESALALADSCPKAMRKQFSVEIERTVRELNGTFCFEWESLPVEKKQTFSTRAFGSPVTDFTDLRQSLAWHAERVSEKVRRQESAIQVLTVFAHANPFASNGHYHRSVQHTFAFPVNDVSSLVRVVSKAAREIYRPGVKFHKSGVGAISLCPVAQSQPDLFNTCESKPELMQCMDLINQRYGKNTLGIAAKGVNVKWSMKRNFLSPQFTTNWQDIPKITC, encoded by the coding sequence ATGTTTGCGCTAATTGATGTAAATAGCTTTTACGCTTCAGCGGAAAAGATTTTTGACCCATCGATCAGGCAGCGCCCAGTAGTTGTGCTGACCAACAATGACGGGTGTATCTGTGCGTTGTGCGATCAGGCTAAACTGCTGGGCGTTAAAAAGTTCGGACCGTATTATAAAGTCCAGGATATGCTGCGCGCCCATGGTGCGGTCATCCGCTCATCCAATTACGAACTCTACGATGATCTTTCCAATAAAATGATGGAGGTTATTGGTCGATTCGCGCCTCGTCAGCACGTATACAGTATTGATGAGTGCTTTCTGGATTTTGGCCAGTGGGTACCCAAAGAAGGGTGGGCAGACTACGCGCTGATGATAAGAGAAACAGTAGCGCGCGAGCTTCGGCTTCCGGTCAGTGTGGGAATAAGCACTACACCTACTCTGGCAAAAGTAGCAAGCTTTGTGGCAAAAAAGCGTAAAACCAACAAAGGAACAGCGGTGTTGGTCAATGATGCGATTCGGCGGCGGGTTTTAGGCCAAATGCAGGCCAGCGATATTTGGGGCGTGGGAAAACGTATCGCGGCACGATTAGCAACTATGGATGTCGAATCTGCATTGGCGTTAGCGGATTCGTGTCCCAAAGCTATGCGAAAACAATTTTCGGTTGAAATTGAACGTACCGTGCGAGAACTCAACGGGACATTTTGTTTTGAGTGGGAGTCGCTACCTGTTGAAAAGAAACAAACGTTTTCTACACGTGCTTTCGGCTCTCCGGTAACTGACTTCACAGACTTGCGCCAATCCCTGGCCTGGCATGCTGAGCGCGTATCTGAAAAAGTAAGACGTCAGGAAAGTGCTATTCAGGTGCTTACTGTATTTGCCCATGCCAACCCTTTTGCTAGCAATGGCCATTATCATCGAAGTGTTCAACATACCTTTGCGTTTCCGGTTAACGATGTGAGCAGTCTGGTACGAGTCGTATCTAAAGCGGCCAGAGAGATTTACAGGCCGGGAGTGAAGTTTCACAAAAGTGGTGTTGGTGCGATATCGCTTTGCCCGGTGGCCCAATCACAACCTGATCTGTTTAATACGTGCGAATCTAAACCAGAATTAATGCAGTGCATGGACCTGATTAATCAAAGATATGGTAAGAATACATTAGGCATTGCTGCCAAAGGGGTAAATGTGAAGTGGTCGATGAAGCGTAATTTTCTATCGCCTCAGTTTACAACTAATTGGCAGGACATTCCAAAAATCACATGTTAA
- a CDS encoding S24 family peptidase yields MLKVIPVFAQAGISGFQSPAAEYRQLTLDLDELLIEHPTATFIGQAKGDSMTGVGIFDGDLLIVDRAANASSLDVVVANLNGSFVCKLFDRKASLLLSPGSNQQGHQLRDGDIFEEEGIVIRSVRLHRYARQLSQCLR; encoded by the coding sequence ATGTTAAAAGTAATTCCTGTTTTCGCGCAGGCCGGAATAAGCGGCTTTCAATCGCCTGCTGCAGAGTATCGGCAGTTAACGCTGGATTTGGATGAGCTGTTAATTGAGCACCCTACCGCAACTTTTATTGGTCAGGCCAAGGGTGATTCAATGACGGGCGTGGGTATTTTCGACGGCGATCTTCTTATTGTAGATCGCGCAGCCAATGCATCGTCATTAGATGTTGTAGTGGCAAATTTAAATGGCAGCTTTGTGTGCAAGCTATTCGATCGCAAGGCGAGCTTGCTGTTATCGCCGGGTAGTAATCAGCAAGGTCATCAGTTGCGCGACGGCGACATATTTGAAGAAGAAGGCATAGTGATTCGCTCTGTCAGGCTCCATCGCTATGCCAGACAGCTCTCACAATGTTTGCGCTAA
- a CDS encoding YebG family protein, which yields MAITVQYVVTHKEVEKLVTTDKKAADQYDKMLDTADNLAGFMAAMGVKMEEAHMEELSIMLAKNKEKVNKLLKGTSLDSVLEDSSAEVVKLKAGNEN from the coding sequence ATGGCGATTACCGTACAATATGTCGTAACACACAAAGAGGTTGAAAAGCTTGTGACCACGGACAAAAAAGCCGCAGATCAATACGATAAAATGCTGGATACCGCAGATAACCTGGCTGGCTTCATGGCGGCTATGGGTGTGAAAATGGAAGAAGCTCATATGGAAGAGCTTTCGATCATGCTGGCAAAGAATAAAGAAAAGGTAAATAAGTTACTCAAAGGTACTTCTCTGGATAGCGTATTGGAAGACAGCAGCGCAGAAGTGGTAAAGCTTAAAGCTGGCAATGAGAATTAA
- a CDS encoding ATP-binding cassette domain-containing protein has product MSHQSNLYSSTGTELAVDIRNLVYSYSKSASPVINVNAWQVPKRGHVFVSGASGSGKSTLLNLLTGTLQPDSGSVTLFDTDFAALSARQKDAFRAKHIGVVFQQFNLIDYLTVLENLTAAAYFAKNKSLDIEARARQLLDKLQLPASVLNQRADTLSVGQQQRVAIARALINAPHLIIVDEPTSALDADARDKFMQLLVEATSDSAVIFVSHDKSLARYFDTRVDMATLNQAGTVTS; this is encoded by the coding sequence ATGTCGCATCAATCGAATTTGTATTCATCCACCGGGACGGAACTGGCTGTAGACATCAGAAATCTGGTGTATTCGTACAGCAAGTCTGCGTCTCCGGTTATTAATGTCAACGCATGGCAAGTCCCCAAACGTGGCCATGTTTTTGTCTCCGGCGCCTCAGGCTCAGGCAAAAGTACATTACTTAATTTACTGACCGGTACACTTCAGCCGGATTCCGGGTCTGTCACATTGTTCGACACTGACTTCGCTGCGCTGTCGGCGCGACAAAAAGACGCGTTCAGGGCGAAACATATTGGTGTTGTCTTCCAGCAGTTTAACCTGATTGACTACCTGACTGTACTTGAAAACCTTACAGCGGCCGCCTACTTTGCGAAAAACAAGTCTTTAGATATTGAAGCCCGTGCCAGGCAGTTATTGGATAAGTTGCAATTGCCGGCATCAGTGCTTAACCAGAGGGCTGATACACTGAGTGTGGGTCAACAGCAGCGCGTGGCGATTGCCAGAGCGCTAATCAATGCACCACATCTTATTATTGTTGATGAACCCACCTCAGCACTAGACGCAGACGCCCGGGATAAATTTATGCAGTTGCTGGTTGAGGCGACTTCAGACAGTGCTGTTATTTTTGTCAGCCATGATAAAAGCCTGGCCCGATATTTTGATACCCGGGTCGACATGGCAACACTCAACCAGGCCGGTACGGTTACCTCATGA
- a CDS encoding ABC transporter permease gives MIAKIALASLKNRRTSVVLTLISIIISVSLLLGVEFIRGQVKQSFTRTVSGVDLIVGAPTGNLNLLLYSVFRIGNATNGISWEQVEKLDDHALVKWVIPVSLGDSHKGFRVVGTDNRYFTHYQYGNQQSLEMFSGASFAGDMSAVIGSEVARSLGYSVGDELVISHGLGNVSFKQHEQHPFTITGILAATGTPIDKAVHVTLHGIEAMHEQATASSSVRSLRIRKPTGQDEHTSSHDDDHEAHQHTPEQVTAIFVGLTSRAAALQLQYQLNQKNDEPVLAILPGMALSQLWQLMGGIEKLLLGISVLILVASLIGLITMLLATMRERRHEIAVLRAMGAGPLSILWLVQTEALLVALTGCIAALGIDAGLFVLLEPLLSEEFGLFISGTLLTVNSAIIIGSVLVATWLCSFVPALAAYRQALHAGLSQR, from the coding sequence ATGATTGCAAAGATAGCGCTGGCGAGCCTTAAAAACCGACGCACCTCCGTAGTGCTGACATTAATATCTATCATCATCAGTGTAAGTTTGTTGCTGGGTGTTGAGTTTATCCGTGGGCAGGTAAAACAAAGTTTTACCCGCACCGTTTCCGGCGTGGACTTAATCGTAGGTGCGCCTACCGGCAACCTAAATCTGCTGCTCTATTCAGTATTTCGTATCGGTAATGCCACTAACGGCATAAGCTGGGAACAGGTTGAGAAGCTAGATGACCATGCATTGGTTAAATGGGTGATTCCTGTTTCTTTGGGCGACAGCCACAAAGGCTTCAGGGTCGTAGGTACAGACAACCGATATTTTACCCATTATCAGTATGGCAACCAGCAGTCACTTGAAATGTTTTCCGGGGCGTCATTCGCTGGTGATATGTCTGCGGTAATCGGCAGCGAGGTGGCCAGGTCGCTGGGCTACTCGGTTGGTGATGAGCTGGTAATTTCACACGGCCTGGGGAACGTGAGTTTTAAACAGCACGAGCAACACCCGTTTACGATAACCGGTATACTCGCAGCAACGGGAACGCCAATTGATAAAGCGGTACATGTCACGCTGCACGGTATAGAAGCAATGCACGAACAGGCAACCGCGTCCTCGTCTGTACGTTCATTACGTATTCGAAAGCCCACAGGCCAGGATGAGCATACCTCCTCACATGATGATGATCACGAAGCCCACCAGCATACGCCAGAGCAGGTTACGGCGATTTTTGTCGGCCTGACCAGCCGCGCAGCCGCATTACAATTGCAGTATCAGCTAAATCAGAAAAACGATGAACCTGTGCTGGCAATTTTGCCTGGGATGGCGCTTTCACAGTTGTGGCAACTGATGGGGGGCATAGAGAAGCTATTGCTTGGAATCTCAGTGCTAATCCTGGTGGCATCACTTATCGGTTTGATCACCATGCTACTGGCTACAATGCGCGAGAGGCGTCACGAAATAGCAGTTTTACGCGCGATGGGTGCTGGTCCCCTTTCGATATTGTGGCTGGTACAGACAGAAGCATTGCTTGTAGCACTGACCGGATGCATTGCAGCGCTTGGCATCGATGCTGGTTTGTTTGTATTGCTGGAACCTTTATTAAGTGAAGAATTTGGCCTGTTTATCAGCGGAACATTATTGACAGTAAACAGTGCCATTATTATAGGCAGCGTGTTGGTCGCTACGTGGTTGTGCAGCTTTGTACCTGCGCTGGCTGCCTACAGGCAGGCACTTCATGCCGGGCTTAGTCAGCGCTAG
- a CDS encoding methyl-accepting chemotaxis protein, giving the protein MRNNQPVTNKEYKFPSDYRLISSTDRRGVITHCNQQFIEVSGFDEDELIGKNHNLVRHPDMPSAVFKQMWQTLESGNIWLGLVKNRRKSGDHYWVSAFVTPVYEKGNIVGYESVRVPALPEEIQRAENTYLRLRQGKSAVSAMRSGLDWLSASLPVLIPGLATTAVCGAVGGVVPAVVAAAGFGVAGIWSRISQRRDWEGLISLSPDSFSDEVVAQTYFDDTGIKARAKLVLGCELARSRTALTRIEDAASGLDQIADLTHGQAVSASSVVSQQNQATQQIASAVTQMSQAINEVAERVEMNASSARTASKNVEDGNHKADMALESIRELKEAVQSISTTVQELAQSTSDIGEAASIISTIAEQTNLLALNAAIEAARAGEQGRGFAVVADEVRSLASKTRESTDKIHNIIQILAERSERAVKVSDAGLEAATRGTDTVEETRATLSEINQAVSVIADQTIEMSSAVEEQSSVAEHINQQIVEIADGAKETEKASESSLHSSQELRNMVTQVNSVITRFSTTGRVGD; this is encoded by the coding sequence ATGCGCAACAATCAGCCCGTCACCAACAAAGAATATAAATTTCCATCAGATTACCGTCTGATATCTTCAACTGACAGACGCGGTGTAATTACGCATTGTAACCAGCAGTTTATCGAAGTAAGTGGATTTGATGAGGATGAACTGATCGGCAAGAACCACAATTTGGTTCGTCACCCTGATATGCCGTCGGCGGTTTTCAAGCAAATGTGGCAAACCCTTGAATCGGGAAATATCTGGTTGGGGCTGGTTAAAAACAGACGTAAATCCGGCGACCACTACTGGGTATCTGCGTTCGTAACACCCGTTTATGAAAAGGGTAATATTGTCGGGTATGAGTCGGTGCGGGTACCGGCCTTACCCGAAGAAATTCAACGTGCAGAAAATACTTATCTGCGACTACGTCAGGGTAAGTCTGCGGTAAGTGCGATGCGCAGCGGCCTTGACTGGCTCTCCGCCAGTTTGCCGGTTCTAATCCCAGGGCTTGCGACAACCGCAGTTTGCGGGGCAGTTGGCGGGGTTGTGCCCGCAGTTGTTGCCGCAGCAGGGTTTGGCGTTGCGGGCATATGGAGTCGTATTAGTCAGCGACGTGACTGGGAAGGATTGATTTCACTTAGCCCGGACAGTTTTAGTGATGAGGTAGTCGCGCAGACCTATTTTGACGATACTGGTATAAAAGCCCGTGCCAAACTGGTGCTGGGCTGCGAGCTGGCGCGTTCACGTACTGCGCTGACGCGCATTGAAGATGCTGCCAGCGGACTTGATCAGATTGCAGATCTCACTCATGGTCAGGCGGTAAGCGCAAGTAGCGTAGTCAGCCAGCAAAACCAGGCTACTCAGCAGATTGCATCGGCGGTGACGCAAATGTCGCAGGCAATTAATGAAGTTGCAGAACGGGTTGAGATGAATGCCAGCAGCGCGCGGACAGCTTCAAAGAATGTAGAAGACGGTAATCACAAGGCAGACATGGCGCTGGAGTCTATTCGCGAGCTGAAAGAGGCGGTGCAGTCTATATCTACAACCGTGCAGGAACTGGCGCAGTCCACGTCAGATATCGGCGAGGCAGCCAGTATTATTTCTACCATTGCCGAGCAAACCAATCTTCTTGCATTAAATGCGGCTATCGAAGCGGCTCGTGCAGGTGAGCAAGGTCGTGGCTTTGCGGTGGTGGCCGATGAGGTGCGCTCTCTGGCTTCTAAAACCCGCGAGTCTACTGACAAAATCCATAATATTATTCAGATTCTTGCAGAGCGCTCTGAGCGGGCGGTTAAGGTGTCTGATGCGGGGCTGGAAGCCGCGACACGAGGCACTGATACCGTAGAGGAAACGCGTGCGACATTGTCGGAGATTAATCAGGCGGTCAGTGTTATTGCCGACCAGACGATTGAAATGTCCTCTGCTGTAGAGGAGCAAAGCAGCGTGGCTGAGCACATCAATCAGCAAATTGTGGAAATTGCCGATGGCGCTAAGGAGACAGAAAAAGCATCTGAGTCTTCCCTTCATTCGAGCCAGGAGCTGCGTAATATGGTGACGCAGGTAAATTCTGTCATCACCCGATTTTCTACAACGGGCAGGGTTGGCGACTAG